From the genome of Dermacentor andersoni chromosome 3, qqDerAnde1_hic_scaffold, whole genome shotgun sequence:
tacaggtacccaggtggtgcaaattattccggagtccctcattacggcgtggctcataaacTGATGGTCGTTGTGGTAcgttaaaacccataatttaattttttaaagaagTGGTTCAGAGCCTCTGCAATCAATCCATCAGCCTCAGCACAAACAAAACTCAAAGCACTTGCGTCTCATAGAATACGTTTCTTCCTTTAAGCTACTGCCGACATAAACAGAAGTGTCGTGCGCCCAGTGCAATATTGAAACAACAAATATTGCGTTAACAAAACGAGAGTATATGTTGACACTCACTACAGCGCACCAGTTACACGAATAATTTAGTACATCTAAGAATGTCCCATGCAATGCCGACGTGATAAACACGGCAAGATGGCACTTGCCCGTCAGTGGCACTGTATGTGAAAtgatgaacagaaaaaaaagaagctacagaGAATTCGAAGCAAATCGGCGAGATTCAATAAATCGCGTAATGGCTGTTCTCGTGTGCTTCAACGCAGTACGCAGGCGTCGAGCAGGAACATGTATAAGCTAGCACTTTTAGCGCAATAACAAGATGTCATTTGAGCGGCCTCATAAGGAAACAGGAAAAATGTTGGACGACACGATGGCGATCACGTGGCTAACGTGTCGCAGTCTAGCTACAATGCGCCTTCAACCGTCGTCTTCGAAGAAAGTGCACTTGACCTTCGGGTTCATGCGCGAGCCGACCGGGCAGTGGAACGCGTTCGCGAACGCTGCGAAGTTTGCCAGTGGTACATTGCAGGCGTTTTCAGCGGCACCTCTTCCTTCCTCGGTGGCGCACAGCACATAACAGTAGGTGTGAAAGAAGACCTGGTCGCCCGACAGCTGCCCGAGCAAGGCCAACTGCAGCCCGTCCGCCGTCTTCTTTTTCTCCGAGGCGTGCTTGTACGCGCGGTAGGCCGTCTCCACAGCTGGCACGTGCGGGAAGAGGCTGAACACCGGACGGTTGCTCGAGGGTTTCGTGCCGTCAAGGACGGCTTCTCGCGTCCAATTATTCAGGCACGACATTTTCTTCAAGTACCCGCTTGAAACGTTGGGACCCCACCAGAGCCTGTAAGTGCCCGTCGAGTCGACGGTGCTGCCGACGGGGTCGAACGAGCGGGTCAACTCGCGGGCGGCGTAAGACCCGAGGCCGCCGTAGTTCATAGCGTCCGTGCCGTCTACGGTGTACAGCGGGCGCTCGAGCGCGTCCAACGACACGCGCAAGATGTTCCTGTAGTACTCGTAGGACAACAGCGCCGCGCCGCCTTCGCCCATCCGCCGCCGGTAAACGTCCTCGTACGCGTCGGTCGCCAGGAAGTCGCGCAGGACGGCGCTGGCCTCGAGGAAGCGCACGGTGAAGCTGGACTCAGGGTCcttgggagcgaatgcttcgtacAGCGATCGCCGACCTTCCTTGTGGAAGAAGACGTCGTTGGGGAAGATGTCGCGCGTCATCGAGTCCAGCTTGCGTACGGCCTCCGCCTTGGCGTCGTCGCCTGCCCAGCGGAGACTAGCGATGTTCTCCTTGGCCGCTGTTGCGATCGTGGTGAACATGTCGTCTATCCGGCCGCGGGTCTGAAATGCACAGATGCAGCGTGTGGGAAAGAAATACAGAGCTACACCACTGCACTCGCAGTATTGCTTAAAGAAACGCTCATCGTAAGAAGATCGGGCACGGCCATCCAGGGCCGGTATGATGTGATGCACCGTACCAATTCTTTGATTTTCACTATTTGTCGATTCTAAGTCACAAGCTGTATGATCATGAACATGGGTTCGCGTGCCGCTTGTACATGCACTGGTGAGCGAGAGTGCGCAATCTAGAAGTTTGCAGGTTTAGTCGATGTACTCCCTGATCGCCAATATGCGTTGTATGTTGCAGTGCGCAGACAGAACGTAACTCAATTTGCATGAGCATGAGATTGGATGTCTCGACGTTTACAGATGCCGCGCGACAGACGACAAGTGGGATAGACGACACGCGAGCGTGTTTACAGTGTGGAACCGCTCAACGTACGAACTGCTAAAGTGCACCATGATCTCGCCAGGCTGCCCTACCTGAATCGATTGGCACGTGCGACCCTGTTCACTGCAATAATGCTTGTGACACGCAAGATTTGCCGCCTCCGTTAGCCCAACGACAGAGTGTTTGGGAGCGGTGGATTCTAATAGTGACTTCAGGTGGCGGTTTCGGAGCGCTCCATAGGTAGTAATTTTGTTGAGTTGgttctttgagattgctgatatACGACTTGGAGCGTCCAGAAATTCCTCATCGACGGAGCGATTGCGCGATCCAGCCAGTTTCCGTTCGCGCGAGCGCTATGCAGCTTCCGGCAGGGCGCTTTTGCCGGTGTTGGCTCGGGCGTTAAGGGGGTTTTGTAATTCTGCTGTTGTACTGTTTGTGCTTCACGTCTATATTGGTGACGCGGCAGCATATGCATTTGTAAGCTACGCCTTCAGTTCTACTTGTGAGCCGAGAGGCAAGCAGTGACAGCATCCTATTACAGTGCCGAAAACGTGCTCTGTAATGTTTCGTGATGTGCCCGCGTTCAGTCGGGCATCACCGGGACTCTCCCTCGGCCCGCGTTAACGGAGAGTGGCTCGCCTGCATttacccaataaaaatgtttattctctctctcgccCTTCGGGAATCGCTTGCTTTCTCTGACTTGGATCTTGAACGCCATGCGATCACATTCGGAGAACCAGAACAACGACGCGAATTTACCATAAGAACGGAATAACGTGGACAAAACGGACTCCGGTAGGTCATACTGGTCTAGTGTAAGCGCCAGAGCCACGTCTAAAACGCCGTTTTCATGCAACACTGGCACATAACAAGCATACGATGGCATTGAAAGCCAAACGGAGGTGGTACTATGCAACGATCCATTTGATTTCTGAGCCTTTTCGTGCTTCGCCATTGGCTCTCATGTTGCGGTGCCACACATTGGGCACGAGGGATCGTAAGGAAGGACGAATGAAATGGATCGTTCTCAAAGAATTAGCCCTGCCGTGTGCGCTCGTTTTGCGTTCAGCCTTACAGCTACCTAACAAGATTTAAGAAGAAAAGTTAATTTGCCCGGCATTTCTCAATCTCTTTGTCAGTAAATGCCCCGATTAACCGAAGCGTATACTTTCAGGGAACGCTCACACTAAATCAACGAAGCGGCTGCGCATTCCGTGGTGCTCGCGAGGAAATCTTGCCGCTGCAAAGCAAACTCAGGATCTGTAAACGGCTTCAAGGATCGGCAGAAAACGCAAAGCCTTCACGTCGGTGACA
Proteins encoded in this window:
- the LOC140216471 gene encoding neprilysin-1-like, producing MFTTIATAAKENIASLRWAGDDAKAEAVRKLDSMTRDIFPNDVFFHKEGRRSLYEAFAPKDPESSFTVRFLEASAVLRDFLATDAYEDVYRRRMGEGGAALLSYEYYRNILRVSLDALERPLYTVDGTDAMNYGGLGSYAARELTRSFDPVGSTVDSTGTYRLWWGPNVSSGYLKKMSCLNNWTREAVLDGTKPSSNRPVFSLFPHVPAVETAYRAYKHASEKKKTADGLQLALLGQLSGDQVFFHTYCYVLCATEEGRGAAENACNVPLANFAAFANAFHCPVGSRMNPKVKCTFFEDDG